One part of the Lytechinus pictus isolate F3 Inbred chromosome 3, Lp3.0, whole genome shotgun sequence genome encodes these proteins:
- the LOC129256460 gene encoding centromere-associated protein E-like isoform X2 — protein sequence MCMEEKRIIYFILIIHFRILFSFVFHALLSDLTRAVDTEQERRIKKESRDMRRASAVLSPVNKELKSIVHKSKKTEKKKEKEIITKVEEKLDTVLDQLLHTDHLKSMEETENTEREWRMRRMEDLTDFDKAEADKTLLTEVKTMSNVAKARRYVETELMGAFHDLEEVHDEVEHGVDDLYRELKDDFVLSFKRTTHLMKVHALEENERRRRLQEIEKFVDEKKSDPVHDKAMDSKDMMQDELTRTFATVQLAEAEEEETCRARTEVMMGEALGELLHCRNSQLADNACVEERKRRIKEAESELQSSHVDPIKERMRDAVKLVQEQMLIKKFHGKKIQPRSEPPNNASSEEESLNDQRLRQMRMKARRKSCVQGYSDV from the exons ATGTGCatggaagaaaaaagaataatttattttattttaatcattcaCTTTCGCATCCTCTTTTCTTTCGTCTTCCATGCACTCCTCTCTGATCTTACCAGGGCCGTTGATACTGAACAAGAAAGGCGTATCAAGAAAGAATCACGTGACATGAGACGCGCAAGCGCAGTTTTGAGTCCAGTGAATAAAGAACTCAAATCCATTGTTCATAAATCAAAG aaaacagagaagaaaaaggaaaaagagattATCACGAAAGTGGAAGAGAAACTTGATACTGTTTTAGATCAACTCCTTCATACTGATCATCTGAAGTCTATGGAGGAGACTGAAAATACAGAGCGAGAATGGCGAATGCGACGAATGGAAGACCTCACAGATTTTGATAAG GCTGAAGCTGACAAAACCCTACTGACCGAAGTCAAGACGATGTCGAACGTGGCCAAAGCACGACGTTATGTCGAGACCGAACTCATGGGAGCTTTCCACGACCTCGAAGAAGTTCACGACGAAGTCGAACACGGAGTGGACGATCTTTATCGTGAGCTCAAGGATGATTTTGTTCTTTCGTTCAAACGCACCACACATCTCATGAAAGTTCATGCTTTG GAAGAAAATGAACGTCGAAGGCGTCTTCAGGAAATTGAGAAATTTGTAGATGAGAAAAAGAGCGACCCCGTACACGATAAAGCAATGGATTCCAAGGATATGATGCAGGATGAACTTACTAGAACCTTTGCCACTGTACAG TTAGCTGAAGCAGAAGAGGAGGAAACATGTCGGGCAAGGACTGAGGTCATGATGGGGGAAGCTCTGGGAGAACTTCTACATTG TCGAAACAGTCAACTTGCAGACAACGCATGCGTGGAGGAACGAAAGCGACGAATCAAAGAGGCGGAATCAGAGCTTCAGTCGAGTCATGTTGACCCGATCAAGGAGCGCATGCGTGATGCTGTAAAACTAGTTCAAGAACAGATGCTGATCAAGAAGTTTCACGGCAAGAAAATACAGCCTCGATCTGAACCT CCAAACAATGCTAGTTCAGAGGAAGAGAGTTTAAATGACCAAAGATTACGCCAGATGAGGATGAAAGCACGAAGAAAATCATGCGTTCAAGG ATATTCGGATGTATAA